GGCGGGCGTGCCCCAGCAGGCCTCGGCCTGCTTCATCCTCGCCGTCGAGGACAAGATGGACGCCATCCTCGACTGGTACAAGGAAGAGGGCACCATCTTCAAGGGCGGGTCGGGCTCCGGCATCAACCTGTCGAAGATCCGCTCGTCGTACGAGCCGCTGCAGGGCGGTGGCACGGCGTCGGGGCCGGTCAGCTTCATGCGGGGCGCCGACGCGTCGGCAGGCACCATCAAGTCGGGCGGCAAGACCCGGCGCGCCGCCAAGATGGTCATCCTCAACGTCGACCACCCCGACATCGAGGACTTCATCTGGTGCAAGGCCATCGAGGAGCGCAAGGCCCGCGCCCTGCGCGACGCCGGCTTCGACATGGACCTCGACGGCAAGGACAGCCACTCGATCCAGTACCAGAACGCCAACAACAGCGTCCGGGTCACCGACGAGTTCATGCAGGCCGTGCTCGACGGCAGCGACTGGGAGCTCAAGGCCGTGACCACCGGCGAGACCGTCCGCACGATCAAGGCCCGTGAGCTCTTCCGTCAGATGATGAAGGCGTCGTGGGAGTGCGCCGACCCCGGCATGCAGTTCGACACGACGATCAACAAGTGGCACACGGCGCATGCGACGGGCCGCATCAACGGCTCGAACCCGTGCAGCGAGTACATGCACCTCGACAACTCCGCGTGCAACCTGGCCAGCCTCAACCTGTTGACGTTCCTCGAGGAGGACGGCACCTTCGACGTCACCGGCTTCACCGCCGCCACCGAGGTCGTCTTCACGGCCCAGGAGATCCTCGTCGGCAACAGCGACTACCCGACCGCATCCATCGGCGAGACGGCCCGCCGTTTCCGTCAACTCGGCATCGGTTACGCCAACCTCGGCGCCCTGCTGATGGCCCAGGGCATGGCCTACGACAGCGAAGACGGACGGGCGTGGGCGGCAGGCATCACCGCGCTGCTCACGGGCACGTCGTACGCGGTGTCCGCCCGGACGGCGGCCCGCATGGGGCCGTTCGCCGGGTACTCGAAGAACAAGGAGCACATGCTGCGGGTGCTG
The Acidimicrobiales bacterium DNA segment above includes these coding regions:
- a CDS encoding vitamin B12-dependent ribonucleotide reductase — encoded protein: MAIAPERMGIGIRRHFTTEGVHPYETVTWERRDARITNYRDGVVAFEQLGVEVPSTWSVNATNILAQKYFRGTLGTLERETSLKQVADRVADTITAWGLKDGYFLDRHEADIFNAELKYLIVHQKAAFNSPVWFNIGVAGVPQQASACFILAVEDKMDAILDWYKEEGTIFKGGSGSGINLSKIRSSYEPLQGGGTASGPVSFMRGADASAGTIKSGGKTRRAAKMVILNVDHPDIEDFIWCKAIEERKARALRDAGFDMDLDGKDSHSIQYQNANNSVRVTDEFMQAVLDGSDWELKAVTTGETVRTIKARELFRQMMKASWECADPGMQFDTTINKWHTAHATGRINGSNPCSEYMHLDNSACNLASLNLLTFLEEDGTFDVTGFTAATEVVFTAQEILVGNSDYPTASIGETARRFRQLGIGYANLGALLMAQGMAYDSEDGRAWAAGITALLTGTSYAVSARTAARMGPFAGYSKNKEHMLRVLRMHRDEVARIDEERVQTSLLDAAQEAWDDAVETGERYGVRNSQASVLAPTGTIGLLMDCDTTGIEPDLGLVKMKKLVGGGTMSIVNQTIPRALRRLGYSPAQIESILAYIETNKSLLGSPDLAPEHLSIFACSMGDNTIHYMGHVRMMAAVQPFISGAISKTV